The DNA segment CGCCAGTAAGCAGTACGACCAGCAGAAAGGGCCGGGTGACCTGAGGTCAGCCCTGCCCGGCCACCCGCACCTTGCCGCTGAAGACTTTGAAGCCGAACGTGTTATAGGCCAGCGTCAGCGGTACCAGCACGGCAAAACCGATGAGCATGAATGTTTGACTGTTCGGGCTCGACGCTGCGGCGCTCAAGGTCAGGTCCGGCGGAATAATGTAGGGGAACAGCGCGACCAGCATCACGGTGAACGCCAGTACGAAGACACCCAGTGCAGCGAACAAAGGCAGGAAATCCCCGCGGCTGCGAAAGCCCATGGCAAAGACCAGCAGTGAAACGCCGAGGAGCAACCCCGCCGGCAACCACAGCCGTACATCCATCAAGCGACGTGTGTACTGCGGATACAACGTGGCAGTCCACACAACCAGTGCCAGCAACAACAGCACAACGATCAATGCCAGGACTTGGGCCTGGCGCGCCGAGCGCTGCTGCAATTGATCCATCGTGCGCCAATAAAGCCAGCAGGCGCCCAGCCACAGATAGCCGAGCACCAGCACCACACCGCAGAACAACGCAAAAGCACTGAGCCACTCGCGGCCATCGCCGCTATATTGGCCATCGCGATGCGCGACGCCCTGAACCAGCGTACCGAGCACCATCCCTTGGACGAACCCGGTCAGCAACGATGCAACCATCAACACCCTGTCGATCGCCCTTTTGTGACGTTCATTGGACGCATGGTCACGAAACTCCAGCGCCACCGCTCGCGCGATCAACGCCAGAAACATCACAATAAACGGCACATACAGGGCCGGTAGCAAAATCGCATAGGCCAGCGGAAACAGCGCCAGCAACCCACCGCCGCCGAGCACCAGCCATGTCTCGTTGGCGTCCCAGACAGGCAAAATCGTCACCGCCATGGCCCGGCGCTCGCGGCTGCAAGCGGTCACGCCCATGAGCATGCCAACGCCAAGATCGGTGCCGTCGAGAATCACGTAATTCATCACTGAGAATGCCAGCGCGGCGGCGCACAGCAGGGTCAGCCAGTCAGTGTCCATGCGAACGCATCCTCAAGAATGCCCGGTTTCGTCGGCCAGGGTCGGTTGCGGTCCCGGCTCATTGGCATGCGGTGGCTCACGCAGCAAGCGCAGCAACACCCACAGGCCGATGGCGAAAATCAATAGATAGAACAGCAGGATCAACCACGTCGAACCGAGCACTTGCGCACGCGATACCGATGACAGGCTGTCCGCCGTACGCATCAAGCCGTACACCGTAAAAGGTTGGCGGCCGACCTCGGTAACGACCCAGCCGCTGAGCATCGCCACAAATCCCGCAGGGGCAAGCCACACGCAGCCGCTCAACCACCAGCGCGCGCTGTACAGGCGCCCACGCCTGCGCAAGATCAGGCTGATTACGCCTTGCGCCAGCATCAACAGGCCCAGCCCGACCATCAGGCGAAAGGCGAAAAACACCGGCGCCACCGGCGGGATGTCTTGCGGCGGGAATTCATCCAGCGCGGCGATGCTGCTGTGTAAATCGTGATGCAAATACAACGAGCCCACGCGTGGAATCGACAATTCCCACAGATTGCGTCGCTCGTTCATGTCTGGCCAGGCCAGCAGGCGCAACGGTTCGCCGGCGCCTGCGGGTGGTCGGGTCCAGGAACCCTCGATCGCGGCGACCTTCTGCGGCTGGACCTGCAAGCTGTGCCGGCCATGCAGATCGCCGACCACGATCTGCAGCGGCATCAACAATACAATCAGCCACAACGACATGGAAAACTGCACGCGGGCGCGGGGATTGTGCGCGACCTTGCGCAATTGCCAGGCGCTGACGCCGGCAATGAACGTGGCACTGCCGATGAACACGGCGAGGATCATATGCGCCAGACGATACGGAAACGACGGGTTGAAAATGATCGCCCACCAGTCCTCGGCGATGAATCGGCCGTCCGAGGCAATCGAATAACCTGCCGGCGTTTGCATCCAGGAGTTGGCGGAGAGAATCCAGAATGCACTGATCAGCGAGCCCAGCGCCACCGCGCAGGTGGCGAAAAAATGCAGTTTCGGCCCGACCTTCTTCAGGCCAAACAGCATGATGCCAAGAAAACCCGCTTCGATGAAAAACGCCGCCAGCACTTCGTAGAACATCAGCGGGCCGATGACGTCGCCGGCCTGCACCGCCAGCAGCGACCAGTTCAACCCGAACTGATATTCCAGAATCAACCCCGACGCGGTGCCCACCGCGACGTTGAGCGCAAACACTTTTAACCAGTAGCGATAAACATCCAGATAAACCGCGCGCCCGGTTTTCAACCACAACGCTTCCAGCACCATCAGGAAGTTGGCCAGACCGATGCTGAGCGCCGCCAGCACGATGTGAAAACCGATGGTGATTGCGAACTGGGCGCGGGCCGCCATCAGGGCGGAATCAACGGGCTCCATGCAGGCAATCAGCCGCTGAAGAACAACGCAAGCTTGTTGCCCTCGGGATCGCGCAGGTAGGCCACATAAAAGTCCGGCGTGTAAGCCTCGCGGGTGCCCGGCGCGCCTTCGTCGCTGCCGCCGTTGGCGAGTCCAGTCTTGTAAATCTGATCGACCTGCTGCCGTGATTCGGCACGAAACGCCGGCATCATGCCGTTGCCTGGAGTGGCCGGCTCGCCGTTGAAAGGCTTGGCGATGTGCACGCTGCCGGGTCCATTGGATTTGTCAGCGGCGCCGGGCAGGTAAAAGCAATCGTGTTCTTCGCGATCGTGCTGATAACCCAGCGGCGTCAGGATCGCGTGGTAAAAGGCCGCCGAACGCTCCACGTCATTGGCGCCGATAAACAGATAACTGAGCATGGGAAGTTCCTCCGCTGGCCATTCAACCGTGGGTTTGTTCTTCGTTATGGGTGAACAGGTTGCTGGCCTCGCGCACCAGTTGCCGCCATTCGGCGCTGGTGATCAGGCCTTGCTCCTCCATCGCATCGGCGGCCTTGAGCAGTTCGTCGTAGCGGTGTTCGGGGTCCGGATCGTCCTGTGTGTGCGCCGCCAGTTCGCGCCAAGCCGCCAGTGATGCCTTTTTTTGCTGATCGAACATGGGGGTATCTCCTGAAAGACTCACCCGGTAGAAAGATTCGCTGCGGCGCTGGTTCAGGGCAGACGACGGATGGACGGTCCGGTTGAAACGGCTCAACGGTGTAGCTGTATTTGTTTATTGACCGTGCAGTGCCGATCCGCGAAGTTATTCCTCGTTCGGTGCGGACCATGGCCGGGAAAAAGCTTGCTCATCATGTGTTTCCCCGCTTGTTTCCTGCGTCGCACTGTTCACTGTTCATCCCTGTTCGCTGGAGTTTTTCGATGCCGTCGCCCAAATCCCTGCCCACCGCCCTGCTCGGCCTGGCCCTTGCCTGCCCGGCGCTGGCCGAGACCCAAGGTCTGGAACTGGGGCAAGTGCTGATCTCGGCGGATGAGCGCAGCGGCGCAGACGCCAGCGTCGAAGAGGCCAAGACCCGTCTGGTACAGGTGCCTGGCGGCACTAATGTGGTCGACATGCGCCAGCCATTGCAGGGCCGCGTTGCGAGCAATCAGGATGTGCTGGCCTACCAACCGGGCGTCTATGCGCAGTCGGCGGGCAATGAAGGCGTGAAGATTTCCGTGCGAGGTTCGGGCATCAACCGCGCGCCGGGGGCGCATGCGTCGGGGCTGTACACAATGCTCGATGGCTTGCCGCTGACCGGCCCCGGTGGTACGCCGTATGAATTGCTCGAGCCCCTATGGGTCGATCACGTCGAGGTGCTGCGCGGCGCCAACGGCTTCGATCGCGGCGCGCTGGCGCTGGGCGGGGCCATCGATTACGTCAGCCACACCGGCTACACCGCGCCGAAGCTGCAAGTGCGCTATGCGACCGGCAGCCACGGCTATCAGCAGCGCCAGATCAGTTCCGGGCAAGTACTCGGCGAGTTCGATTACTACGTGTCGCTGACCGATGCCAATGCCGACGGCTATCAGGATCACACCGCCAGCGAAAGCAAAGGCGTGATCGCCAACTTCGGCTATCGCTTCAACCCGAACCTGGAGACACGCTTCTATATCCGCTACCGCGAAACCGACAACGACCTCGCCGGCCGCGTGACCAAGCACTCCATCGAGCATCACTCGCGGGCCGCCAACCCGTCCTACGTGGCGCGCGACGACAGCCGCAAGCAACCGGGCAGCACTTTCATCGGCAACAAGACCACCTTCTACATCGACGACGATTCGAGCATCCAGACCGGCCTCGTCTATCACGATTACCCGATGGATCTGCGTGAAGGCCCGAACCGCTTGAAAGTCGCCTATACAGACGTCAGCGGCACCTTCGACTACAAGCGCCGCGACACCCTGTTCGGCATGGAAAGCCGCAGCACTGTCGGCCTGCGCGTGACCAAACACCTGCCTAACGACGGCGCCAGCGAATTCGTGCGGGTCCCGAGCGGCAATACGGCCGGTTACGCGCCGGGCACGCGCATGCGCAACTTCACCTATCAAGGCTCGGACACCGTCCTGCATGTCGGCAACGACCTGGAAATCGCCGACGACCTGTGGCTGACCACCGGCCTCGCCGCTATTTACACCCGCCGCGAAAGCGCCGTGACCTATCCGAACAGCGGCGGCAAAACCAGCCTCAACGATTGGGACTACGCGCCGCGAATCGGTCTGCGCTACCAGATCACTCCGGATGTTCAAGTGTTCGGCAACCTCAGCCGCTCGGTCGAAGCGCCGCACCCATGGTCGCTGATCTACAGCTCCAACGTGCGTTTCCCGGCTGGTAACGGCGCGGCCACCGGCACGCAAAAAGACCCGACCACCCTGCAAAACCAGACCGCCACCACGCTGGAAATCGGTGGCCGGGGCGACAGCGCTGTCGGCGAATGGAGCCTGGCCTGGTATTACGCACAAGTGCGCCACGAACTGCTTTCGGTACTGCCTGACGCCACGGCGGTGACCCCATACGAACTCAACGCCAGCCCGACCGTGCATCAAGGCGTCGAAGCCAGCCTCACCAGCAAACTCTGGTCGGCGGCGGATGGCCGTCAGCTGAGTCTGCGCCAGGCCTACACCTTCAGCGACTTCCACTATCGCGATGACCAGCGTTTCGGTGACAACCGTCTGCCGGGCTTGCCGATGCACTATTACCAGGGCGAGTTGCGTTACGACTGGCCGCAAGGTTTCTTCGCCGCCGTAAACACCCGACTGGTATCGAAAACGGCTGTGGATTACGCCAACAGCTACTACGCTGACCCGTACGCGCTGTTCGGTGCAACGCTGGGCTACAACGCGCCGAAGGGTGACTGGCAGGGCTGGGTCGATATGCGCAACCTGACCAACGAGCATTACGCGGCCACGGTCACACCGGGGTATGACGACAAGGGGCTGGATGCGGCGCGGTCGACACCGGGTGAAGGGATGGGCGTGTATGTCGGGGTTTCGTGGAGTTTGCTCTGAGGGTTTCCCCTGTAACCGGTGTCTTGACTGTGGTTATATCTCGGCTGCCCGGCTCGCCGGCTTCGCGCGGATTTCCCGAGCAAGCAAGCCAAACCGGTTCCCTGGCTCATCACGGAAGATACCTGAATTGAAGACAGCTCTTGGCGCCCTGCTTTTAACTTGCCTTTCGACTCAGGCATTCGCGCAACTTAGCCCCATCGGCTTTCAGTCGCTTACTCTGCCCGACCCGCATCATCAGCGCCCACTGGAAATGGTCGTGTGGTACCCGAGCCCGACAACCGACGCGCCAGAGCTGATCGCCGACGATGTCGTGTTTACCGGCGCCGACGCCGTTCGCAACGCGCCTCCCGCCGCAGGCGAACATCCTCTGGTGATTTTGTCTCACGGCTATCGCGGCAACTGGACCAATCAGATCTGGCTGGCCAGTGCGCTGGCTCATCAGGGCTACATCGTTGCTGCGATCAACCATCCTGGCAGCACGACCCATGATCGCAGCGCACAAGCAGCAGAACAGTTGTGGCAGCGACCCGTCGATGTCAGCCGGGCGATTGATGCAGTCATGGCACAACCGGACAAATTCGGTGCGACCGCCAAACGGCGGATCGCAGTCGTCGGACATTCCCTCGGTGGCTGGACTGCGCTGGAAATCGCCGGTGCACGCTTTGACCCACAGCTGTTCGCTGGCGATTGCAAAGCCCATCCGCAGCTGTCCAGTTGCAAGGTTTACCAGATCATGAGTCCCGCAAAAACTGCGCAACTTACAGCAGCATTAGCCAGCGATTTGCGCGATCCTCGCGTCAGTGCCGTCGTGACACTGGACCTTGGGCTCTCGCGCGGAATGACCAACCAGAGTCTCGCCGCTCTACCCGTGCCGGCGCTGGTGATCGCAGCCGGCGCACCCTCGCTGGATCTGCCCGCCCAGCTGGAGTCCGCCGACCTCGCCAAACGCTTGCCCAAAGCGAGCAGCCGATATGTCGAGATCGGTGACGCCACTCATTTCAGCTTTCTGCCAACCTGCAAAGCGGGGGCGGTGAAACTGTTGGAGGATGACGCACCGGGGGACGGGATCATTTGCAGCGATGGCGGCAACGCCCGCCCAAGGGGGGAGATTCAGCAGCAGGTGACCTTGCTTATTACCGGCTTTTTGAAGCAAGCGGCGAACGTCAAGGAAGAACGTTGAGTTCTGGGTGGAAAGTTACCTGATCACAAAAAGAGCACCGCCGCCGCTTCCCGCATGAAAATCTCAACGGTCTTTGGCCCGACGCCATCGAATTCGCAAAGGCGTTTTTCAAACGCCCTGCGATCAGCACTCGCGGCGACAATGTTGCTCACCTTGCCGGCGTATTCGCTATTGAGTTTGTTTGCCAATGCAAGCAAACGCACAGCCGTGCTGTCGTCGTAACGCACATACCGAGCCTGCCCGAGAAGCCCGACCAACTGGCGGTGGC comes from the Pseudomonas granadensis genome and includes:
- a CDS encoding HhH-GDP family DNA glycosylase — translated: MSKNISASDLQIDLQGANEAGLFKWLVASFLMGKRIQGAIAAQAYQIIVVAHENGSPQKLAKCSHRQLVGLLGQARYVRYDDSTAVRLLALANKLNSEYAGKVSNIVAASADRRAFEKRLCEFDGVGPKTVEIFMREAAAVLFL
- a CDS encoding TonB-dependent receptor family protein, producing MPSPKSLPTALLGLALACPALAETQGLELGQVLISADERSGADASVEEAKTRLVQVPGGTNVVDMRQPLQGRVASNQDVLAYQPGVYAQSAGNEGVKISVRGSGINRAPGAHASGLYTMLDGLPLTGPGGTPYELLEPLWVDHVEVLRGANGFDRGALALGGAIDYVSHTGYTAPKLQVRYATGSHGYQQRQISSGQVLGEFDYYVSLTDANADGYQDHTASESKGVIANFGYRFNPNLETRFYIRYRETDNDLAGRVTKHSIEHHSRAANPSYVARDDSRKQPGSTFIGNKTTFYIDDDSSIQTGLVYHDYPMDLREGPNRLKVAYTDVSGTFDYKRRDTLFGMESRSTVGLRVTKHLPNDGASEFVRVPSGNTAGYAPGTRMRNFTYQGSDTVLHVGNDLEIADDLWLTTGLAAIYTRRESAVTYPNSGGKTSLNDWDYAPRIGLRYQITPDVQVFGNLSRSVEAPHPWSLIYSSNVRFPAGNGAATGTQKDPTTLQNQTATTLEIGGRGDSAVGEWSLAWYYAQVRHELLSVLPDATAVTPYELNASPTVHQGVEASLTSKLWSAADGRQLSLRQAYTFSDFHYRDDQRFGDNRLPGLPMHYYQGELRYDWPQGFFAAVNTRLVSKTAVDYANSYYADPYALFGATLGYNAPKGDWQGWVDMRNLTNEHYAATVTPGYDDKGLDAARSTPGEGMGVYVGVSWSLL
- a CDS encoding alpha/beta hydrolase family protein, whose protein sequence is MKTALGALLLTCLSTQAFAQLSPIGFQSLTLPDPHHQRPLEMVVWYPSPTTDAPELIADDVVFTGADAVRNAPPAAGEHPLVILSHGYRGNWTNQIWLASALAHQGYIVAAINHPGSTTHDRSAQAAEQLWQRPVDVSRAIDAVMAQPDKFGATAKRRIAVVGHSLGGWTALEIAGARFDPQLFAGDCKAHPQLSSCKVYQIMSPAKTAQLTAALASDLRDPRVSAVVTLDLGLSRGMTNQSLAALPVPALVIAAGAPSLDLPAQLESADLAKRLPKASSRYVEIGDATHFSFLPTCKAGAVKLLEDDAPGDGIICSDGGNARPRGEIQQQVTLLITGFLKQAANVKEER
- a CDS encoding VOC family protein; translation: MLSYLFIGANDVERSAAFYHAILTPLGYQHDREEHDCFYLPGAADKSNGPGSVHIAKPFNGEPATPGNGMMPAFRAESRQQVDQIYKTGLANGGSDEGAPGTREAYTPDFYVAYLRDPEGNKLALFFSG
- the cydB gene encoding cytochrome d ubiquinol oxidase subunit II codes for the protein MDTDWLTLLCAAALAFSVMNYVILDGTDLGVGMLMGVTACSRERRAMAVTILPVWDANETWLVLGGGGLLALFPLAYAILLPALYVPFIVMFLALIARAVALEFRDHASNERHKRAIDRVLMVASLLTGFVQGMVLGTLVQGVAHRDGQYSGDGREWLSAFALFCGVVLVLGYLWLGACWLYWRTMDQLQQRSARQAQVLALIVVLLLLALVVWTATLYPQYTRRLMDVRLWLPAGLLLGVSLLVFAMGFRSRGDFLPLFAALGVFVLAFTVMLVALFPYIIPPDLTLSAAASSPNSQTFMLIGFAVLVPLTLAYNTFGFKVFSGKVRVAGQG
- a CDS encoding cytochrome ubiquinol oxidase subunit I, with product MEPVDSALMAARAQFAITIGFHIVLAALSIGLANFLMVLEALWLKTGRAVYLDVYRYWLKVFALNVAVGTASGLILEYQFGLNWSLLAVQAGDVIGPLMFYEVLAAFFIEAGFLGIMLFGLKKVGPKLHFFATCAVALGSLISAFWILSANSWMQTPAGYSIASDGRFIAEDWWAIIFNPSFPYRLAHMILAVFIGSATFIAGVSAWQLRKVAHNPRARVQFSMSLWLIVLLMPLQIVVGDLHGRHSLQVQPQKVAAIEGSWTRPPAGAGEPLRLLAWPDMNERRNLWELSIPRVGSLYLHHDLHSSIAALDEFPPQDIPPVAPVFFAFRLMVGLGLLMLAQGVISLILRRRGRLYSARWWLSGCVWLAPAGFVAMLSGWVVTEVGRQPFTVYGLMRTADSLSSVSRAQVLGSTWLILLFYLLIFAIGLWVLLRLLREPPHANEPGPQPTLADETGHS